From the genome of Phycicoccus duodecadis:
ATGCCGGTGACCCAGACGGCCAGGCCGCGCTCGCGCATCCGGCGCACGTCGAGCTCGCGGTTCTCCTCCTTGTTGGCCACGACCAGGTCGGGTGACAGGGCGGCCACCGCGGCCAGGTCGGGGTTCTTGGTCCCCCGCACGCGCGGCACGTCGAGGCCCACCGGGTGGGTGCACCAGTCGGTCGCCCCCACCAGCCGGTCGGGGCAGGTGACGGCGAGCGCCTCGGTGAGCGACGGGACCAGCGACACGACGCGGCGCGCCGGCCCCGCCAGGGGAACCGGCGCGCCGAGGTCGTCGAGGAGCGGCACGGGGGTCAGCGCGGCGCCATCCGCAGCGAGCCGTCCATCCGGATGACCTCGCCGTTGAGGTAGTCGTGGTCGATGATCGCGAGCGCCAGCTGCGCGTACTCCTCGGGGCGGGCGAGCCGCTGCGGGAACGGCACCCCGGCGGCCAGGCCGGCCCGGAACTCGTCGGACACGGTGGCGAGCATCGGGGTCTCGACGATGCCGGGGGCGATCGTCATGACCCGGATGCCGTACTGCGCGAGGTCGCGCGCGGCCGGCAGGGTGAGCCCGACGATGCCGCCCTTGGAGGAGGAGTACGCGGCCTGCCCGACCTGGCCGTCGTAGGCGGCGATGCTGGCGGTGTTGACGACGACGCCCCGCTGGCCGTCGGCGTCGGGCTCGGTGGCGGCGATGGCCTCGGCCGCGACCGTCATCACCACGAAGGTGCCGACCAGGTTGACCTGCACGACCTTGGTGTAGAGGTCGATCGAGTGGGTGCCCTTGCGGCCCAGGATGCGCGCCGACGGCCCGATGCCGGCGCAGTTGACCACGACGCGCAGGGGCCGGGCCGGGTCGCCGGCCGCCTCCGCGACCGCTGCGCGGACGTCGGCCTCGGACGTGACGTCGGTGGGCACGTAGGTGACGCCCTCGACCTCGGGGCCGGCCGCGCAGGCGTCGGGCAGGTCGAGGGCGACGACGCGGGCGCCCGTACCGGCCAGGGCGGCGGCGGTGGCCGCGCCCAGACCGGAGGCGCCACCGGTGACGATGGCGGAGATGTCGGTGGTCTGCATGCTCGTCATCCTGCCACCGGGAGCGGGGGCGGCGGCGGGGGCGGCCCGTCGGACCGGCGCCGTACGGTGGCCCCATGACGCTGCGCATCGGTGGACACGTCGACCAGGCCGACCCGGTGGCCGAGGCCGCCGCTCGCGGGGCCACGCTGAGCCAGTTCTTCCTCGGCGACCCGCAGAGCTACAAGGGCCCGGTCGTCGAGTACGCGGGGGGTGCCGCAGCGCTCAAGGCGGCGGCCGAGGCGGCCGGCGTCGACCTCTACGTGCACGCTCCGTACCCCATCAACGTCGCCTCCACGAACAACCGCATCCGCATCCCGGGCCGCAAGCTGCTGCAGCAGCACCTGCACGCGGCGGCCGAGATCGGCGCCAAGGGGGTCGTCGTACACGGCGGGCACCTGGGCAAGGACGAGGACGCCGGCGTCGGCTTCGACAACTGGCGCAAGTGCGTCGACGGCCTCGAGATGCCGGTGCCGCTGCTCATCGAGAACACCGCCGGCGGCGACAACGCGATGGCGCGCCGGCTCGAGGCCGTCGAGCGGCTCTGGGAGGCCGTGGGGCGAGCCGAGGGCGGCGACACCGTGGGGTTCTGCCTCGACACCTGCCACGCGCACGCCGGGGGCAACGACCTCGGCAGCGTGGTCGAGAGGGTCCGGGCGGTGACCGGGCGCATCGACCTGGTGCACTGCAACGACAGCCGCGACGAGTTCGACTCCGGCGCCGACCGGCACACCAACCTCGGCGCGGGGCACATCGACGGCGCCGACCTGGCCGAGCTCGTGCGCACCGCCGGCGCCCCGGTGGTCGTCGAGACCCCCGGCGGGGTCGAGGGTCAGCGCGCCGACATCGACTGGCTGCGCGCGCGCCTCTGAGCCGGGCCGCTCCCCGGCCGCTCTCCTGGGGTACCGCCGTCTCAGACGTTGCGGCGGTACTGCCCACCCACCTCGAAGAACGCCTCGGTGACCTGCTGGAGCGAGCACACCCGGGCGGCCTCCATCAGCACCGCGAAGACGTTCTCGCCCGATGTGGCGGCGGCCTTGAGCCGGGCCAGCGCCTGCTCGGCCTCCTCGCGGTGGGCCTCGCGGAAGGCCTGCACCCGGGCCAGCTGCGACTCCTTCTCGGCGTCCGTGGCGCGGGCCAGCTCGACCTCGCGGGGCGAGGCGTCGGCATCCGGGCGCACGAAGGTGTTGACCCCGACGACCGGCAGCGAGCCGTCGTGCTTGCGGTGCTCGTAGAGCATCGACTCGTCCTGGATGCGGCCGCGCTGGTAGCCGGTCTCCATGGCCCCGAGCACGCCGCCGCGCTCGGAGATGCGGTCGAACTCGGCCAGCACGGCCGCCTCGACGAGGTCGGTCAGCTCGTCGACCACGAACGAGCCCTGGAGCGGGTTCTCGTTCATCGCCAGGCCCCACTCCTTGCCGATGATCAGCTGGATGGCCAGGGCGCGGCGCACCGACTCGGTGGACGGGGTCGTCACGGCCTCGTCGTAGGCGTTGGTGTGCAGGCTGTTGGCGTTGTCGTAGATCGCGATGAGCGCCTGCAGCGTGGTGCGGATGTCGTTGAAGTCCATCTCCTGCGCGTGCAGCGAGCGGCCCGACGTCTGCACGTGGTACTTCAGCTTCTGGCTGCGCTCGTTGGCGCCGTACTTCTCGCGCATCGCGACGGCCCAGATGCGCCGGGCCACGCGGCCGATGACGGTGTACTCGGGGTCCATCCCGTTGCTGAAGAAGAACGACAGGTTGGGCGCGAAGTCGTCGACGGCCATCCCGCGGGCCAGGTAGGCCTCGACGTAGGTGAACCCGTTGGCGAGGGTGAAGGCGAGCTGGCTGATGGGGTTCGCCCCGGCCTCGGCGATGTGGTAGCCGCTGATCGAGACCGAGTAGAAGTTGCGGACCTGGTTCGCGATGAACCACTCCTGGATGTCGGCCATCATCCGCAGCGAGAACTCGGTGGAGAAGAGGCAGGTGTTCTGGCCCTGGTCCTCCTTGAGGATGTCGGCCTGCACCGTGCCGCGTACCGTGGCCAGCGCCCGGGCCCGCACCTCGTCACGCTCCGCGTCGGTGGCGGCGCGGCCGTTCTCCTCCTCCCACGCCTCGACCTCACGGTCCATGACGGTGTTCAGGAAGAACGCCAGGATGGTCGGCGCGGGCCCGTTGATCGTCATCGAGACGCTCGTGGAGGGGGAGGTCAGGTCGAAGCCCGCGTACAGCTCCTTCATGTCATCGAGCGTGGCCACCGAGACCCCGGAGGTGCCGACCTTGCCGTAGACGTCCGGGCGCGGGTCGGGGTCGCGGCCGTAGAGGGTCACCGAGTCGAAGGCGGTCGAGAGCCGGGTCGCCGGCTGTCCCTCGGAGAGCACCCGGAAGCGGCGGTTGGTGCGGGCCGGGTCGCCCTCGCCCGCGAACATCCGGGCCGGGTCCTCGCCGTCGCGCTTGAACCGGAAGACGCCGGCGGTGAAGGGGAACCAGCCGGGGAGGTTCTCGCGCCGCAGGAAGGTCAGCAGGTCGCCGTCGTCGTGGTAGCGCGGCAGCGAGACGCGGCGGACCGGGTTGCCCGACAGCGACTGCCGCACCAGGGCGGTACGGATCTCGCGGTCGCGGACGGTGACGACCTGCTCGTCGCCGGAGTAGTCGGCCACGGTGTCGGCCCACTGGGTGAGCTGCGTGGCCACGGCGGGGGGAAGCTCCTCGCGCGCGGCGTCGAGGAGCGCGTCGAGGTCGGTGGTGTCCTTGCCGGCGAGGGCGAGCGCCTCGCGCGCGTCGCCGAGGCGCTGCAGCCGCCGGGCGGTGTCGGCCCAGCGCTCGGTCTCGGCGTGGTAGCCGCGCACGGTCTCGGTGATCTCGGCCAGGTAGCGCACCCGCTGCGGCGGTACGACCTGGCGCAGCACGGTGGAGTGCCGCACGTCGACCGCGGGCAGCGAGGGCTCGCCCACCGGCAGCCCCTCGGCCGCCAGCCGCCCGCGCAGCTCCTGATAGAGCGCGGTGACGCCGTCGTCGTTGAAGGTCGCGGCCGAGGTGCCGAAGACCGGCATGTCCTCGGGGCGCTTGCCGAAGGCCTCGCGGTTGCGCACCATCTGGCGGCCCACGTCGCGCAGAGCGTCGAGGGCGCCGCGCCGCTCGAACTTGTTGATGGCCACGACGTCGGCGAGGTCGAGCATGTCGATCTTCTCGAGCTGGCTGGCGGCGCCGAACTCGGGCGTCATCACGTAGAGGTTGACGTCGGCGTAGGAGGTGATGGCGGCGTCGCCCTGGCCGATGCCGGGGGTCTCGACCACGACGAGGTCGTAGCCGGCGGCCTTGAGCACGGTGAGGACGTCGTCGAGGGCCTCGGGCACCTCGCGGCCACCGCGGGTGGCGAGGCTGCGGAAGTAGACCCGGTCGCCGTCGAGGCTGTTCATCCGGATGCGGTCGCCGAGCAGGGCGCCACCGCCGCGCCGGCGGGTGGGGTCGACCGCCACGCAGGCGATGCGCAGCTTGTCCTGCTGGTCGACGCGCAGCCGCCGGACCAGCTCGTCGGTGAGGCTGGACTTGCCGGAGCCACCGGTGCCGGTGATCCCCAGCACGGGCACGCGGCGGGCCTGTGCGGCCCGCTGGAGCGCGCCGCGCATGGTGTCGTCGAGGTGGCCGGTCTCGGCCGCGGTGAGGGCTCGCGCGACGGCCGAGCGCTCGCCCGCGAGGACGGCCTCGACGGTGGTGGGCGCGGCCTCCCAGAGGTCGGTGTCGCAGGCGGCGATCACCTGGTTGACCATGCCGGGCAGGCCGAGGCGCTGGCCGTCCTCGGGGCTGAAGATGGTGACGCCGGCCTCGCGCAGCCGGGCGATCTCGGCCGGCACGATGACACCGCCGCCGCCGCCCACGACCTTCACGTGGGGCGCACCGGCCTCGCGCAGCAGCTGGACGAGGTACTCGAAGTACTCGACGTGCCCGCCCTGGTAGGAGCTGACCGCCACCCCCTGGACGTCCTCCTCGACCGCGGCGTCGACGACCTCCTGGACCGAGCGGTTGTGCCCGAGGTGGACGACCTCGGCCCCCTGGCTCTGCATGATCCGCCGCATGATGTTGATCGAGGCGTCGTGCCCGTCGAACAGGCTCGAGGCCGTGACGATGCGGACGGGGTGGGTGGGGACGTGGAGCCCCTGCTCGGTCGGCTGCGCTGCCATGGCGGTCCTTCGGTCGAGGGTCTCCCCGAATAGTAGGACGTCCTAGTACCTACCGGGAAGTCACGGGCGCCTCGACACCGGCGGCGGGAGGTCAGGCCCCCGCGGCGTGCGCGGCGAGCCAGTCGACCGCCTCGGAGTAGCCGGCGACCCCGCGCCCGATGACGTGGTGGTCGCAGACGTCGGTGAGGTAGGAGTGGTGGCGGAACTCCTCGCGGGCGTGGATGTCGCTGATGTGCACCTCGACCCGCGGTACCCGGCAGGCCGAGAGCGCGTCGCGCAGGGCCACCGAGGTGTGCGTGTAGCCGGCGGCGTTCACGACCATTCCGGCGATGCCGGCCCGCCCCTCCTGCACCCAGTCGACCAGCGTGCCCTCGTGGTTGCTCTGCCGGAAGTCGACCGTCAGGCCGTGACGCGCCGCGGTGGCCACGCAGAGCCGCTCGACGTCGGCCAGGGTGTCGTGGCCGTAGACCGCGGGTTCGCGCTCGCCCAGCAGGTTGAGGTTGGGGCCGTTGAGCACGAGCACGGTGCGGTCGTCCATGCCCAGGGAGCATGCCACCTCCGGCCGCGGTGGGTCGCGCCGGTTCGTCAGCGGCGGTAGGTGTCGGTGAGGATGCCGTCGCAGCTCCCCGGGGTGGCGAGGGCGGACCGGGCGGCAGCGGCGCGCGAGCGACCGAGGTTCCAGGACAGGGCGTCGTCGGTGCGCCCGGAGCTCGTGGCCTCGGGGTCCGGGGCCTCCAGGATGCAGCCCGCGACGTCGGCGGGCAGCCGCTGCGCGATGACCGGGGCGGCATCGGCCGAGAGGGTGGAGAGGTACAGGGTGTCGATCCGCCCGGAGGCCTCGAAGCGGTCGATGTTCTGGCCGGCGACCCAGGCGTCGGGGTTCATCGCCGCGAAGCCCAGGGTGAAGACGGCGCCGCTGACCAGTACGGCCCGCGGCACCCAGCGCCACGACAGCGCCATCACCCCGACCAGGAGCATCAGGACGACCAGCCCGAGCCAGAGCTCGAAGCCGTCGACGAAGACCCGCAGCGTCGTGTAGCCGAACGCGTCCTGGTACAGCGACATCCGGTACAGGGCGGAAGCCACGACGGCCAGGGTGAACAGGCCGAGCGCCCCGAGCAGGCCGCGCGCCGCCAGCCGGTCCCGGGTGGTGTCACGCGCGGCGACGCGCAGGGTGAGCGTCATGACCAGCACGGTGAGGGCGGTCGCAGCCGTCAGCTGGCCGAAGCCCTGGTGCACGTACTCGGCATGGGTCAGGCCGGTCTGGCGGCGCAGGTAGGCGTCGCCACCCCACATCGCGGTGGTCTGCGCGGCGAGGAAGGTGGCGAACAGGAGCACGACGACGCCCACGGGTACGGCCCACTCCCACACCGGCCGCGCCCGCAGCCGCGGCGGCAGCGCCACCAGGTCGACGGCCGGCGGGTTGAGCGCCAGGTAGGCCCCGGCGAGCGCCACGCCGGCCACGAGGACGAACACGAAGGTCCGCAGCACGATCGCGTCCCAGCCCAGGTCGGGGACCAGGGCCGCGGCCCACGAGCCGAAGAGCGCGTCGCCGGTGGCGAAGAGCCCCCCGAAGACGACGAGGACGACCAGGCTCACGGCGAGGGTCCGCAGCACCGGCCAGAGGAGGCCGACGCGGCTGGTGGCACTGACGGTGCGCGCGAGCAGCGGCAGCCCGCGCAGCCCCGACAGGGGCCAGGCGGCCCAGCTGGCGAGGACGGCGAGCAGGCCGTGCGCGCGGGTCAGCGCGGCGGCGGCGACGGCGGCCCCCGCCAGCACGGAGAGGGTGACGACCCCGCCGGCGTCGCGCAGGGTGACGACCAGCGCCAGCAGCACCGCCAGCACGCCGCCGGCGACGGTCCAGGGGTCACGGCGGTGCCGGGCGACGGCCCACATCAGGGCGCCGGTGGCGAGCATCACCACCGAGGTGGCCAGGCCGAGGCCGCGGTAGGGCCAGGTCAGCGCCGCGAGCAGCCCGATGACGAGGGCGGCGGCGACCACGCCGACGCGGGGGCGGGCGTCGCGCTCGGGCCACAGCCCGTCGAGGGCGCCGCGGCCTCCCCCGCCGTACGGGCCGACCGGCGTCGGAGCGGGCGCTGGGGGGGCGGTGGTCGGCACGGTGGCCTCCTGGGGAGCGGTGACGGTGAGCGGGACGGAGGAAGGAGCAGGGGCCACGGCAGCGGCAGCGGCGGCGCGCAGGTGCGAGGGGCGGTCGGCCGCGGGGGCGGTCGGCAGGGTGACGAGCAGCAGGGCCCCCCGCTCGCCGGGGGGCGTCGGCACGGCCTCGACCCGGCCCCCGTGGAGGTCGCAGACCCACCGCACGATGGCGAGCCCGAGGCCGGTGCCACCCGCGGCGTCCGACCCCGTGCCGAAGCGCTCGAAGACGCGGTCGGCCTGCTCGGGCGGGATGCCCGGCCCGTCGTCGCGCACCTCGAGCACCCATTCGGCGGGCCCGGCGCGCCGGGCCGAGACGTGCACCCGGCCGCCTGCGGGGCTGTGCCGCACCGCGTTGTCGACGAGGTTGGCGACCAGCTGCGCCAGCCGCGCGGGGTCGGCCGAGACGGTGAGGTCGGCCGGCTCGACCAGCGCCTCCACCCGCGCCCCCCGCCCGGCGACCCCCGCCTCGGCGAGGCACCGGTCGAGCAGGGCGCGCACCGCCACCGGCGCGAGGTCGAGCGGCGCCACCCCGGCGTCGACCCGCGAGAGGTCGAGGAGGTCGCCCACCAGGGTGCTGAGACGCTCGGCCTGGGCCAGCGCCGCCTCGAGGGCGGCCTGGTCCGGCGCCGAGACCCCGTCGACGAGGTTCTCGAGCAGCGCGCGCTGCGCCGTGAGCGGCGTGCGCAGCTCGTGCGAGACGGTGGCGACGAGGCGCCGGCGCTCGAGGTCGGCGCCCGCCAGGTCGGCGGCCATGGCGTTGAAGGCGCGCCCGAGCTCGCCCACCTCGTCCGACGAGCTGGCCCGCACCCGCTGCCCGTAGTCGCCAGCTGCCATCCGGCGGGCGGCGGCCGTCATCTCGCGCAGGGGCGAGGTCATCCCCCGGGCCAGCCACTGGGTGACGCCCAGCGCCGCGGCGACGGTGACGGGGACGCTGGTCCACCACGCCACCCCGGCGCTGTCGGCGATGGCCGCGACGAGCACGGCCACCAGCACGCTGACGCCGACGAGCAGGCCGAGCTTGACCTTGATCGACGAGACGCCGTCGAGCGGGCGGTCGGTCCTCATCGGTCGGCCTCGAGCGCGTACCCGACCCCGTGCACGGTGCGCACCCGGTCGGCGCCGATCTTGGCGCGCAGGGCCTTGACGTGGCTGTCGAGGGTGCGGGTGCCCGACGCGTCGCCCCAGCCCCACACCTCGCGCATCAGCGCCTCCCGCGAGCGCACGGTGCCGGGCTCGGCGGCCAGGGCGCACAGCAGGTCGAACTCGAGCGGGGTCAGGTGCACCTCTCCCCCGTCGACGCTGACCCGGCGGCTGGCGGGGTCGACGACCAGGCCGGCGAGGTCCATCCGGCCGGTCGAGCGCGCGAGCTCCTCGGCGCGCTCGACCCGGCGCAGCAGGGCGCCCAACCGGGCGATCACCTCGCGCATCGAGAACGGCTTGGTCACGTAGTCGTCGGCGCCCACTCCGAGCCCCACCAGCAGGTCGGTCTCGTCGTCGCGCGCGGTGAGCATCAGCACCGGGACCGGGCGGACGGCCTGGATGCGGCGGCAGACCTCGAGCCCGTCGAAGCCGGGCAGCATGACGTCGAGCAGGACGGCGTCGGGCGCGTGCTCCTCGAAGGCCGCGACCGCCGAGGGGCCGTCGCCCGCCTGGTGCACGGTGTACCCCTCGGCCCGCAGCCGGTCGGTGACGGCCTGGTTGATCACCGGCTCGTCCTCGACGACGAGCACGCTGCGGCCGGCCTGCTTCCCCTCGGTCATGTCGACGAGCGTAGGGATGCCGGCCTGGAGGGCGCTCGCCCTCGGTGTGGAGATCGTGTGAAGGTGGGTCGCCCGCTCGGGCTCAGGCCGAGTGGCGGTGCTGGCTGCGGAAGGCGCTGGGTGAGACCCCCGTGCCCCGGGTGAAGTGGTGGCGCAGCAGCGCCGCGGTGCCGAACCCGGAGCGCCGGGCGACCTCCTCGACCGGCAGGTCGCTCTCCTCCAGCAGCTCACGGGCGCGCAGGACCCGCTGGTCGGTGAGCCACTGGTGCGGGGTGGTGCCGGTCTCGGCCACGAAGCGCCGGGCGAAGGTGCGCTCGGACATCGAGGCGAGGCGCGCCAGGTCGGCCACCGTGTGCGGGTCGTCGAGCCGCTCGGTCATGTGGGCCAGCACCTCGCCCAGCGACTCGCACTCGGTGGTCGGGACGGGCCGCTCGACGTACTGGCGCTGGCCGCCGTCGCGGTGCGGCGGCACGACCATCCGCCGGGCGATGCGGCCGGCCACGCCCGCCCCGAGCTCGGTGCGCACGAGGTGGAGGGCTGCGTCGATGCCGGCCGCGGTGCCGGCGCTGGTGATGACGCGGCCCTCCTGGACGTAGAGGACGTCCGGGTCGACCGTCGCGCGGGGGAAGCGCTCGGCCAGGTCGGCGGCGTGCCGCCAGTGGGTGGCGCAGCGGCGGCCGTCGAGGAGCCCCGCGGCGCCGAGGGTGAACGCGC
Proteins encoded in this window:
- a CDS encoding SDR family NAD(P)-dependent oxidoreductase, with protein sequence MQTTDISAIVTGGASGLGAATAAALAGTGARVVALDLPDACAAGPEVEGVTYVPTDVTSEADVRAAVAEAAGDPARPLRVVVNCAGIGPSARILGRKGTHSIDLYTKVVQVNLVGTFVVMTVAAEAIAATEPDADGQRGVVVNTASIAAYDGQVGQAAYSSSKGGIVGLTLPAARDLAQYGIRVMTIAPGIVETPMLATVSDEFRAGLAAGVPFPQRLARPEEYAQLALAIIDHDYLNGEVIRMDGSLRMAPR
- a CDS encoding deoxyribonuclease IV codes for the protein MTLRIGGHVDQADPVAEAAARGATLSQFFLGDPQSYKGPVVEYAGGAAALKAAAEAAGVDLYVHAPYPINVASTNNRIRIPGRKLLQQHLHAAAEIGAKGVVVHGGHLGKDEDAGVGFDNWRKCVDGLEMPVPLLIENTAGGDNAMARRLEAVERLWEAVGRAEGGDTVGFCLDTCHAHAGGNDLGSVVERVRAVTGRIDLVHCNDSRDEFDSGADRHTNLGAGHIDGADLAELVRTAGAPVVVETPGGVEGQRADIDWLRARL
- the icmF gene encoding fused isobutyryl-CoA mutase/GTPase IcmF codes for the protein MAAQPTEQGLHVPTHPVRIVTASSLFDGHDASINIMRRIMQSQGAEVVHLGHNRSVQEVVDAAVEEDVQGVAVSSYQGGHVEYFEYLVQLLREAGAPHVKVVGGGGGVIVPAEIARLREAGVTIFSPEDGQRLGLPGMVNQVIAACDTDLWEAAPTTVEAVLAGERSAVARALTAAETGHLDDTMRGALQRAAQARRVPVLGITGTGGSGKSSLTDELVRRLRVDQQDKLRIACVAVDPTRRRGGGALLGDRIRMNSLDGDRVYFRSLATRGGREVPEALDDVLTVLKAAGYDLVVVETPGIGQGDAAITSYADVNLYVMTPEFGAASQLEKIDMLDLADVVAINKFERRGALDALRDVGRQMVRNREAFGKRPEDMPVFGTSAATFNDDGVTALYQELRGRLAAEGLPVGEPSLPAVDVRHSTVLRQVVPPQRVRYLAEITETVRGYHAETERWADTARRLQRLGDAREALALAGKDTTDLDALLDAAREELPPAVATQLTQWADTVADYSGDEQVVTVRDREIRTALVRQSLSGNPVRRVSLPRYHDDGDLLTFLRRENLPGWFPFTAGVFRFKRDGEDPARMFAGEGDPARTNRRFRVLSEGQPATRLSTAFDSVTLYGRDPDPRPDVYGKVGTSGVSVATLDDMKELYAGFDLTSPSTSVSMTINGPAPTILAFFLNTVMDREVEAWEEENGRAATDAERDEVRARALATVRGTVQADILKEDQGQNTCLFSTEFSLRMMADIQEWFIANQVRNFYSVSISGYHIAEAGANPISQLAFTLANGFTYVEAYLARGMAVDDFAPNLSFFFSNGMDPEYTVIGRVARRIWAVAMREKYGANERSQKLKYHVQTSGRSLHAQEMDFNDIRTTLQALIAIYDNANSLHTNAYDEAVTTPSTESVRRALAIQLIIGKEWGLAMNENPLQGSFVVDELTDLVEAAVLAEFDRISERGGVLGAMETGYQRGRIQDESMLYEHRKHDGSLPVVGVNTFVRPDADASPREVELARATDAEKESQLARVQAFREAHREEAEQALARLKAAATSGENVFAVLMEAARVCSLQQVTEAFFEVGGQYRRNV
- the aroQ gene encoding type II 3-dehydroquinate dehydratase, with translation MDDRTVLVLNGPNLNLLGEREPAVYGHDTLADVERLCVATAARHGLTVDFRQSNHEGTLVDWVQEGRAGIAGMVVNAAGYTHTSVALRDALSACRVPRVEVHISDIHAREEFRHHSYLTDVCDHHVIGRGVAGYSEAVDWLAAHAAGA
- a CDS encoding DUF4153 domain-containing protein, producing MRTDRPLDGVSSIKVKLGLLVGVSVLVAVLVAAIADSAGVAWWTSVPVTVAAALGVTQWLARGMTSPLREMTAAARRMAAGDYGQRVRASSSDEVGELGRAFNAMAADLAGADLERRRLVATVSHELRTPLTAQRALLENLVDGVSAPDQAALEAALAQAERLSTLVGDLLDLSRVDAGVAPLDLAPVAVRALLDRCLAEAGVAGRGARVEALVEPADLTVSADPARLAQLVANLVDNAVRHSPAGGRVHVSARRAGPAEWVLEVRDDGPGIPPEQADRVFERFGTGSDAAGGTGLGLAIVRWVCDLHGGRVEAVPTPPGERGALLLVTLPTAPAADRPSHLRAAAAAAVAPAPSSVPLTVTAPQEATVPTTAPPAPAPTPVGPYGGGGRGALDGLWPERDARPRVGVVAAALVIGLLAALTWPYRGLGLATSVVMLATGALMWAVARHRRDPWTVAGGVLAVLLALVVTLRDAGGVVTLSVLAGAAVAAAALTRAHGLLAVLASWAAWPLSGLRGLPLLARTVSATSRVGLLWPVLRTLAVSLVVLVVFGGLFATGDALFGSWAAALVPDLGWDAIVLRTFVFVLVAGVALAGAYLALNPPAVDLVALPPRLRARPVWEWAVPVGVVVLLFATFLAAQTTAMWGGDAYLRRQTGLTHAEYVHQGFGQLTAATALTVLVMTLTLRVAARDTTRDRLAARGLLGALGLFTLAVVASALYRMSLYQDAFGYTTLRVFVDGFELWLGLVVLMLLVGVMALSWRWVPRAVLVSGAVFTLGFAAMNPDAWVAGQNIDRFEASGRIDTLYLSTLSADAAPVIAQRLPADVAGCILEAPDPEATSSGRTDDALSWNLGRSRAAAARSALATPGSCDGILTDTYRR
- a CDS encoding response regulator transcription factor codes for the protein MTEGKQAGRSVLVVEDEPVINQAVTDRLRAEGYTVHQAGDGPSAVAAFEEHAPDAVLLDVMLPGFDGLEVCRRIQAVRPVPVLMLTARDDETDLLVGLGVGADDYVTKPFSMREVIARLGALLRRVERAEELARSTGRMDLAGLVVDPASRRVSVDGGEVHLTPLEFDLLCALAAEPGTVRSREALMREVWGWGDASGTRTLDSHVKALRAKIGADRVRTVHGVGYALEADR
- a CDS encoding GlxA family transcriptional regulator, with the translated sequence MALRSVAVLLQEPVQLFEYAVLAEVFGIDRTDDGCPPFDYRVCSERPGLLDAGNGTTVSAPHRLAAAADADLVAVPASGAAREPSPEVVRVLREAADRGAWILSVCSGAFTLGAAGLLDGRRCATHWRHAADLAERFPRATVDPDVLYVQEGRVITSAGTAAGIDAALHLVRTELGAGVAGRIARRMVVPPHRDGGQRQYVERPVPTTECESLGEVLAHMTERLDDPHTVADLARLASMSERTFARRFVAETGTTPHQWLTDQRVLRARELLEESDLPVEEVARRSGFGTAALLRHHFTRGTGVSPSAFRSQHRHSA